From the Salmo trutta chromosome 2, fSalTru1.1, whole genome shotgun sequence genome, one window contains:
- the slc16a5a gene encoding monocarboxylate transporter 6, with the protein MGQKNGEIMESEEVENGKSEPIVPVAMDGPVTAPDGGWGWVVLVSTILVLALTLGFPSCIGIFYTDLQTEFQASNQETSWVPSIMVSVLHAGGPFCSVMVERFGCRTTVMVGGVLSGLGMAASSFTHTITELYVTAGVIAGLGFCFSFQPAVTILGHYFVRRRAFANAMSSTGTALGLCTLPLLGNYLHAELGWRGSFPVLGAVLLNCCVCGAVMRPLWGHRHRGQPLMNHGPLQPEEEKPKGRMRALWAGLKAALHHHMAFDLLCNNLRYRVYAVGITWMMLGFLVPLIYFVPYATAHDMEQSRAALLLSILGIVNIVVRPPIGLVFSLPWFKGRHIYVFSAALLMNGLSNSICCIDASFPVLLVYVVTYGLSMSVVGSLMFTVLMDTLDMSRFPAALGLLAIMESVALLFGPPFAGILVDRTGEYFYVFFACSATVASSAVFLMVSFYWLDRKVLKGQQVPPQVSPPKPASVNNVVPQCQYSSVPTKGDKDKASDSEDVSCL; encoded by the exons ATGGGGCAGAAGAATGGAGAGATCATGGAATCTGAAGAGGTGGAGAATGGCAAATCTGAACCCATAGTCCCTGTGGCCATGGATGGGCCCGTCACTGCACCTGATGGGGGTTGGGGctgggtggtgttggtgtccacCATCCTGGTGCTAGCCCTGACTCTGGGCTTCCCCTCCTGCATAGGTATTTTCTACACGGACCTACAGACAGAGTTCCAGGCCAGCAACCAAGAGACTTCCTGGGTGCCTTCAATAATGGTATCAGTGCTTCATGCTGGAG GTCCATTCTGCAGTGTAATGGTGGAGAGGTTTGGTTGCCGGACGACGGTGATGGTGGGCGGGGTCCTGAGTGGTCTTGGAATGGCGGCCAGCTCATTTACCCACACCATCACTGAGCTCTACGTCACAGCTGGGGTTATTGCAG GACTTGGATTCTGCTTCAGCTTCCAGCCCGCAGTAACTATTCTCGGGCACTATTTTGTGCGGCGGCGGGCTTTCGCCAACGCAATGTCGTCCACGGGCACTGCCCTGGGCCTGTGCACCCTGCCCCTCCTGGGAAACTACCTTCACGCTGAGCTGGGCTGGCGGGGGAGCTTTCCGGTTCTGGGGGCCGTCCTGCTCaactgctgtgtgtgtggagctgtgatGAGGCCTCTGTGGGGCCACAGACATCGTGGCCAGCCCCTGATGAACCACGGGCCTCTTCAGCCAGAGGAGGAGAAGCCAAAGGGGAGGATGAGGGCCTTGTGGGCCGGTCTGAAGGCCGCCTTGCACCATCACATGGCCTTTGACCTCTTATGTAACAACCTGCGTTACCGCGTGTACGCTGTGGGCATCACTTGGATGATGCTTGGCTTCTTGGTGCCGCTGATCTACTTTGTGCCCTACGCCACGGCCCACGACATGGAGCAGAGCCGGgccgccctcctcctctccatcctgggTATCGTCAACATCGTGGTGCGGCCGCCCATTGGCCTGGTCTTCAGTCTGCCCTGGTTCAAGGGACGCCACATCTACGTGTTCTCTGCTGCTCTGCTGATGAACGGGCTGAGTAATAGTATCTGCTGTATCGATGCCAGCTTCCCCGTGCTGCTGGTGTACGTGGTGACCTACGGCCTGTCCATGAGCGTGGTGGGCTCACTGATGTTCACCGTCCTCATGGATACGTTGGATATGAGTCGCTTCCCCGCTGCCCTGGGCCTGCTGGCCATCATGGAGAGTGTCGCGCTACTGTTCGGGCCCCCGTTCGCAG GAATCCTGGTGGACAGAACTGGGGAGTATTTTTACGTCTTCTTCGCCTGCAGTGCGACTGTTGCCTCATCAGCTGTATTCCTCATGGTGTCTTTCTACTGGCTGGACAGAAAGGTGCTAAAGGGGCAGCAGGTGCCACCGCAGGTCTCCCCACCAAAGCCTGCCAGTGTTAACAATGTGGTCCCCCAGTGCCAGTACAGCAGTGTGCCCACCAAGGGAGACAAAGACAAGGCCTCAGACTCTGAGGATGTCAGCTGCCTGTGA
- the tap2t gene encoding antigen peptide transporter 2 produces MARLKTYGLVLLYDLVLWGALWTGLVLLEFSSSGGLVGLWAFGALRWALHHSITLVLSDRKPQQVLRRWVAVLCLLPPVFESGRMVMVPASTADDLGLVPGPSMVVLALVSSTVACLAWELGFPDDGGNQGKEKKKKQEARAQLMRVVRYCKPDALYLAAAFLFLSLAVICETFIPYYQGKVIDTLRGQYQHNSFMYAIGGMGLVSLGSALCSGLRGGLFMCSLSRLNKRMRHMLFRNLVQQDIPFFEENKPGSLASRLGNDVDKMGRSVALNSNVLVRSLVKTAGMLVLMLGLSWQLTLLTMVEMPLLTLLQTKYNTYNQEFTKQLQDCQAQIKELASQAIGAVRTVRSFRAEEKELDRYNQALERMYKVQEHKGIISAVHLLLRRMVTVGLKVAMLFLCRRLISAGQLSIGSVLAFVLFQKDMVTNMKHLVYVFGDMLCTVGAAAKVFTFLDRKSDQKEAGELAPAKLQGKLAFHNVSFYYPSRPNTPALKAVSLELHPGKMTALVGPSGGGKSSCVSLLARLYEPKEGQVLLDGQPLHCYQHQYLHQKMALVSQEPVLFSGSIRHNIEYGLVGCTLEKVKEAAKSANVHDFICTLEQGYDTDVGECGGQLSSGQKQCIAIARALVREPQVLILDEATSGMDINTQHVVQGVLAGSVGQTVLVVAHRLQTVEKADQIIFMEGGEVVEQGTHQELMASKGRYHRLKEELFED; encoded by the exons ATGGCTCGTTTAAAAACATATGGGCTGGTCCTTCTCTATGACCTAGTGCTGTGGGGGGCACTGTGGACCGGGTTAGTGCTACTTGAGTTCTCCAGTAGTGGAGGACTGGTGGGGTTATGGGCCTTTGGAGCCCTAAGGTGGGCATTGCACCACTCAATCACCCTGGTGCTTTCTGATAGAAAGCCACAGCAAGTGCTGAGGAGATGGGTGGCAGTGCTCTGCCTCTTGCCTCCTGTGTTTGAAAGTGGACGTATGGTCATGGTGCCGGCATCGACTGCCGACGACCTGGGTCTGGTGCCTGGCCCAAGCATGGTGGTCTTGGCCCTGGTATCCTCCACTGTGGCCTGCCTGGCATGGGAGCTGGGCTTCCCTGACGATGGAGGGAACCAagggaaggagaagaagaagaaacaggAGGCCAGGGCACAGTTGATGAGGGTGGTGCGATACTGCAAACCAGACGCCCTCTACCTGGCTGCAGCCTTCCTCTTCCTCAGCCTGGCTGTCATCT GTGAGACGTTTATCCCTTACTACCAGGGGAAGGTCATTGATACGCTGAGGGGTCAGTACCAGCACAACAGCTTCATGTACGCCATTGGAGGCATGGGACTCGTCTCACTAGGAAG TGCTCTGTGCTCAGGCCTGCGAGGGGGCTTGTTCATGTGTAGCCTGTCCAGACTCAACAAGAGGATGAGACACATGTTGTTCCGCAACCTGGTACAACAGGACATACCCTTCTTTGAGGAGAACAAACCAG GAAGCCTTGCCTCCCGCCTCGGCAATGATGTGGACAAGATGGGACGCTCTGTGGCTCTGAACAGTAATGTGCTGGTTCGCAGCCTGGTGAAGACGGCTGGTATGCTGGTCCTGATGCTGGGCCTGTCCTGGCAGCTCACCCTGCTCACCATGGTGGAGATGCCCCTCCTCACCCTGCTGCAGACCAAATATAACACATACAACCAG GAGTTCACTAAGCAGCTGCAGGACTGCCAGGCCCAGATCAAGGAGCTGGCATCCCAGGCCATTGGGGCGGTGAGAACGGTTCGCAGCTTCAGAGCTGAGGAGAAGGAGCTAGATAGGTACAACCAAGCACTGGAGAGGATGTACAAGGTCCAGGAGCACAAGGGCATCATCAGTGCCGTCCACCTTTTACTGAGAAGG ATGGTGACAGTGGGCCTAAAGGTGGCCATGCTGTTCCTGTGTCGGAGGCTCATCTCGGCTGGCCAGCTGAGCATTGGCAGTGTGCTGGCTTTCGTCCTCTTCCAGAAAGACATGGTGACCAATATGAAG CATCTTGTTTATGTCTTTGGAGACATGCTGTGCACTGTCGGGGCGGCAGCCAAGGTGTTCACGTTTCTGGACAGAAAGTCAGATCAGAAAGAAGCAGGAGAGCTGGCTCCTGCAAAGCTTCAGGGGAAACTTGCTTTCCACAATGTCAGCTTCTACTATCCCTCACGCCCAAATACACCCGCACTGAAG GCTGTGAGTTTGGAACTGCATCCGGGGAAGATGACAGCGCTGGTGGGGCCCTCTGGTGGCGGGAAGAGCTCCTGCGTCAGCCTGCTGGCGAGGTTGTATGAGCCCAAGGAGGGCCAGGTGCTGCTGGATGGACAGCCCCTGCACTGCTACCAGCACCAGTACCTGCATCAGAAG ATGGCCCTGGTGTCCCAGGAACCAGTGCTCTTCTCTGGATCTATCAGACACAACATAGAGTACGGCCTCGTGGGATGCACCCTGGAGAAGGTGAAAGAGGCTGCGAAGAGCGCCAACGTCCACGACTTTATTTGTACGCTGGAACAGGGCTACGACACAG ACGTAGGTGAGTGTGGAGGGCAGCTGTCTTCTGGACAGAAGCAGTGCATCGCCATCGCCAGAGCTCTGGTTCGAGAGCCACAGGTCCTAATTCTGGACGAGGCAACCAGCGGCATGGACATCAACACACAGCATGTG GTGCAGGGCGTCCTGGCAGGCTCAGTGGGCCAGACAGTGTTGGTGGTGGCCCACCGGCTGCAGACTGTGGAGAAGGCTGACCAGATCATCTTCATGGAGGGCGGGGAGGTGGTTGAGCAGGGCACACACCAGGAGCTCATGGCTAGCAAGGGGCGCTACCATCGGCTCAAAGAGGAACTCTTTGAGGACTGA